GCACCCCGAAGGCCCGAGCAGCGCCAGCACCTCGCCGGGCTCCACCTCCAGGGACAAGCCATCCACCGCGGCGGTACCGCTGGAGGCATAACGAAGGGTGACGGCGTCGAGCGAGAGCAGGGACATGGCGGCCGGCGCACCCTACCGCGTTCCCGCGTGGCAGGGCGCTTTGCCTTACCCGGGAGACGAGCGGCCCTCTTGCGAGACGAGCAGTCCCACACCCAGCGTGGAGACCGCCATCAGCAGCAACGCCGGCGCGGCGGCCTCGGCGAAGCGGCCCTCGGCGGTGGCGCCCCAGACGCGCGTGGCGAGCGTCTCGAAGCCGATGGGCGCCAGCAGCAACGTCGCGGGCAGCTCCTTCATCGCGGTGAGGAAGACGAGCGCCGCGCCCGCGAGGAGTCCGGGCCGCAGCAGTGGCGCCGTCACCCGGCGGAGCACCGCGGACGGCGGCTGTCCCAGGGACGCCGCGGCCTCTGGCAGGTGCGGGTTGAGCTGGAGCAGCGACGCGCGCACCACCCCCACCGCCTGCGGGAGGAAGCGCACCACGTACGCGAGCACCAACATCACCAGCGTGCCGTAGAGAAAGGGCACCGCCTGCACGCCGAGGAAGACGAGCGACAACGCGAGCACGATGGGCGGCAGCGCGTAGCCCGCGTAGGACACACGCTCCAGCGCCACCGTGAGGCGGCTCGGGTAGCGAACCGCGAGGAAGGCCAATGGCAGCGCGCCCACCACCGCCGCCACCGCGCCCATCATCGAGGCACTCACCGAGTTCCACGCGGGCCCCAGCATCGGCCCCGACTCCACGGACAGGCCCTGCACGCCCCAGTACACGAGCACGCCCACGGGCAGCGCGACGCCCACCGCCACCACCGCGCCGCACAGCAACAGCGCCGGCACGCGCCAGCCTCGCAGCGACACTGGCGCGACGGCCCTCGCGGCGCCCTTCGCGCTGCGGTGGTAGCCCGCGCGGCCTCGCAGCCACAGCTCCAGGGCCAGCACGCCCACCGTCACGGATACGAGCGCCAGCCCGAGCAGCGCCGCGTAGCTGCGGTCATACGCGCCTTCGTATTGCACGTAGATGGCGCGCGAGAAGGCGTCGTATTGGACCAGCGCCACCGCGCCGAAATCAGAGAGCACATACAGGCCCACGAGCAGCGCGCCGGACGCGAAGGCCGGGCGCAGCAGGGGCACGGTGATGCGGAAGAAGGCCCGCGCGGGCGTGAGCCCCAGGCTGC
This genomic window from Myxococcus hansupus contains:
- a CDS encoding ABC transporter permease, with the protein product MRRRAPGGLWVAGVAMAALALVPAVYLCVRAAEADAEAWGLLFRDRTWGLLGRTLGLAAAVTGCAALLALPLAWLTTRTDLPGRRLWTVLLCVPLAVPTFVSGYVLLAAFGVGGALEEPLTRWGLPVPPVYGFPGALLALTVSTYPYFFLALRAGLLSQDPAWLEGARSLGLTPARAFFRITVPLLRPAFASGALLVGLYVLSDFGAVALVQYDAFSRAIYVQYEGAYDRSYAALLGLALVSVTVGVLALELWLRGRAGYHRSAKGAARAVAPVSLRGWRVPALLLCGAVVAVGVALPVGVLVYWGVQGLSVESGPMLGPAWNSVSASMMGAVAAVVGALPLAFLAVRYPSRLTVALERVSYAGYALPPIVLALSLVFLGVQAVPFLYGTLVMLVLAYVVRFLPQAVGVVRASLLQLNPHLPEAAASLGQPPSAVLRRVTAPLLRPGLLAGAALVFLTAMKELPATLLLAPIGFETLATRVWGATAEGRFAEAAAPALLLMAVSTLGVGLLVSQEGRSSPG